Sequence from the Xenorhabdus nematophila ATCC 19061 genome:
ACTTGAAAAAGATGCTGATTTGCAACAAGCACTAGTGATAGCTGAATTTGTTCCTTCCCGTGGGCAGGCGCGTACTATGATCAGTTCTAATGCAGTGTCCATTAATGGTGAAAAACAATCGGAACCGATGCATGTGTTTACGGATGGTGATCGTTTGTTTGGACGTTATACTTTATTACGTCGTGGCAAAAAACATTATTGCCTTATCGACTGGAAATAATACATAAGAATGTTATTAAAGGGCAACAGTCATGTTGCCCTTTGAGTATTTGGCGTATACCCAGCAAATTTCGAGATACCGCGGGAATTTGAAAATCGACAGATCTGGCAGCCATTCATGAATCTCAAAATAATAAACTAGGCCTTATCATGAAAAATATTCTTTCAATTCAGTCTCATGTTGTTTTTGGTCATGCAGGAAATAGTGCCGCTGTTTTTCCAATGCGTCGTATGGGAGTGAACGTATGGCCATTGAATACAGTTCAATTTTCTAACCATACTCAATATCCTCAATGGCGTGGTTGTGTGATGCCACCAGACCATTTGGCAGAAATTGTGCAGGGAATTGGCGAAATTGATAAATTAAAATCCTGCGATGCGGTATTGAGTGGTTATATTGGTTCGGCAGAGCAAGGAAACTATATCCTTGATATTATAAAGAAAATTAAGCAAACGAATCCTGAAGCATGGTATTTTTGTGACCCTGTTATGGGACATCCAGAAAAAGGGTGTATTGTCGTGCCGGGTGTTGCGGAATTTTTCTGTGAAAAAGCCTTGCCTGTCAGCGATATTATAGCCCCTAACTTATTGGAGCTTGAAACCCTGAGCGCGCGGAAAATTGAAAATGTAGAACAAACGATATCCGCTGCTCGTGAGTTATGTGAAAAAGGCCCTAAAGTTGTATTAGTTAAACATCTTAGCCGTGCGGGTTATCGAACAGATTGTTTTGAAATGCTGTTGGTAACTAAAAAACACAGTTGGCATATTAGCCGCCCATTGATCGATACTGGTGAGCGGCAACCTGTGGGCGTTGGTGATTTAACGAGTGGTTTATTACTGGTTAATTTACTGAAAAATACATCTTTAACAGATGAAGATTTAAAAACAGCATTGGAACATGTCGCATCGGCAGTCTATGAAGTTATGTTAGAAACACAAGTGAGGGGAGAATACGAGCTACAAATTATTGCAGCTCAAGACAAGATGGTCACACCAACACACCTGTTCAGTGCTACATTGCTTGACTGATCAATAAATATTAGCAAAATCCGCCGTAAACCCTCGCACAATGCGAGGGTGCTCTTTCCCTTGCTGACATCCTTGACCAGCAAGCGAACGATATGCTGCCGCACAGATGGCACTTTTTAACCGAATTGTATTAAATATAATTAAACAGAATACCCGTATAAAGGACAGTCTGGTGACTAAACGCCGAAGCGCAATCTGGTCAGGGAAATCCGCATTGAGGGTCAGGAAGAAGGGAAGGCTGAATTTATCCGAAACTTTTTTCAAGACACTACAGAGATAAATAAAAACATAACTTCATATGAGTGCCTTGAAATGGTCCATCATTAAGTTCCAGAATATGAATTTAATATAAGCATTATTATTCTGTTAAATACTCTTCAATTCTCTTTTTATCAACAATAAGAAAACAATCTTTAGATTCTTTAATGAGTCCTTTTCTAAGAAAAAATTTCATAAAATATCCGATTCGGGATCGGGTTGTACCTACCATACAGGGCGCGAGCATACTTTGATTAACATTCAGCCAAAGAAAACTTTGGCGCGGTAATCATCACACCAGCTGGCTTTTTTAAGCTTATTTCTTTGGCTCGGTGCCTCACAAGCACATTGCCTGACCATGTTCAAAACCAGACGCCGGAATAACGCCAGATTCTCAATGGCCCCCTCTAAAACAATCCGGGAATCATCTTCTTTAAAAACGACATCAAGAATAGAGTGCTGGCTATTTTCAATTCGCCAATGCTGACGAATGTAATACCCGAGGGATTTATCGCGGGCGAAAGAGAACTCACATAATACGACGTATCCACTGTCCCTTTGCCATTTTGTGTCCGATGGCGTTCAACCGCAATAATGCTACGGATCGTTGGCCATCGCTCCGCCATTTCAGGGGTAAATTTCGGTTTTAACTGGAATACATAGCGCTCTTCGCGTCGGCCATGAGCTTCTTGCCTGATTTCCGTTATCACTTGCTCTTTACCCGCATCAAGCACGGCCTGAAATTGAGACTGAACCGCGTCCCACAAGTTGGGTTGATTTTTCTTCACCTGCACAACCACATGCGCTTTCTTTTACCTGATTTTTTCCAGCGTTTCACGCTGGCAATGTAGGGCATCAAGGGTCACGATACTGCCTTTTATATTAAGGATATCCAGCATTTGGCGGACGGTACTGATTTCCCCGTTTTTGGTCGCTGTCGCTTTCTGGCTTAACACCAATCCTGCCTCGGTATCATAGGCAGTGACCAGTTGGACGGCATTTTTCTTGTCATTACGATAGGCGCGCCGCAAGACTTTCCCATCAAAAGCGATAACCGGTTTGTACCCCAATTCACGCTGCTCATTGACCCAGTTAAGTAAGGCTTCCAGCAGAGAATCCAGCGCGATAGCCCGCAATATTCTCGCCATGGTATGCCGGCGGGGTATTCCATTGAGGAAGGGGCGATACGTTTTCAGCCAGTTAATCTTTGCCCGGCCATAAGTTTCAATATCCTGCCAGCCTTCGGCACCCGCCATAATGGCACTGACAACAAGGAAAATCACATCAATCAGATCATACAGACGATTAATATCAGAGCGGGTTTCTTTAACAACGGATAAATGTTCAATCAGGGTCATAAGCAAGCGATTAGAAGAGAAATAAGGCTAATGAGATCATGCTATTACTTTTCATGCAATAGGTGTTAAAAAAGTATGCTCGCGCCCTGGGGAACATGGTGCAATTCTTATTTTCTCATAGGAACGATATGATCATCGAATGGATTTATAGTTTGACCTTTATTTGCTTTGAATTGCGGATAGCCAATCCTGATAGTCAGGATCAGAGTGTTGAACCTCGAATCATGATCCACAGTAAGGTATACAAACTTCTTTCTTGTGGAATATGACGCTTGTAGCATTATTCCTAATGAATATTTCAACTATCTTATTATTGTGACTGGCACGGAAGCGCATTTCTCATATTTATAAAAATCGGGAATAAGGTAAATTATAAAAATGAAAAAGAAGATCAAAAATGTTATATGTGCTAATTTTAATTAATTAACTTTTTCTGAATCTATCAATTATCAAGAAACCTTTCAGAAAAGGTATCTTAAGGATAGAATGTTTTTTGATATTACTGACCGAAAATTATACTTTCATGGAAAATAATATCCGCCATTTTTTATATCAAGATTCACATATCCATCATGAATTTTATATAATAGGGAAATTAATTTATTGTTATTTCTTATAAGAGTGATTATATATCATTGAATAACAATATATTTTTTGTTAAATATTGACTGTCATATTTTCTTTTTGTTCCTATTTAACATGAGGTAATATTTGTATTCGCGCATATAGCGTATCATTCCGAACACCCAGCTCTCTGATTACATCTGGTTTTATTTTCATGGCACTTCCATTATATCGACAATCAATCTCTTTTTAGTATTGTGTATATTTTCTTGTGAAAGTAAAGATGATGAATATTATGCCATATGGTTACCTGCGTTAGTTATCTCATTTATCACTTTATTGTTACCATTTCTTTACGGTGCTAGAAACATGAGTTTGATGTATTTTTGTTTTATGATTATTGTATTTCCATCATCATATTTCACCTTAATGTTCAGATTAGCTAAAATAAATAAGCTATTAAATATTGTATTATCGTGGGTAGTTTTTATTTTTTCTGTTTTAACAGCCTGAATGTTTAGCCCCAAACTTGTATGAGGAAGTTTGGAGTTAAACTACATTACGAGTAATTTTTGCGATCTTCCTCAAATATGGTAAAAAGTTCTATATCCAATGGATTTCAAGATGCAGCGTGGCAGTTTGTCTCCGTATTTACGGGGAACACAATCTGCGCCCCGCTGGCAATACCGCCGTAAGCGGTTTATCCCCGTACTTACGGCAAGGTGAGAGCATGAAAGGCTTATTTTTGATCAAATAGAGCAAATAAAATACTAAGCAATGCCTTAACAAGACCATTCTGAGGTATTTTTGCCCGATATGTGATTTCATAACATACAATTCAAGCTTAAAAAATGTTCACGCTCTCGCCCTGGTACTTACGGGGAACACTGCTCTGTTGGCCACACCTATCCGGGCTTTTTCTGGTTTATCCCCGTACTTACGGGGAACACATATGATTAGGCAGAGCGGCAGCCAGCTGGGCCGGTTTATCCCCGTACTTACGGGGAACACTGTTGCTTTTCCATCTACAACATCCATCTGGCCGGTTTATCCCCGTACTTACGGGGAACACATTGATAAAGGGAAAACAGGAATTATTAAAGGCGGTTTATCCCCGTACTTACGGGGAACACGGAAAATCAGGAACTTCATTAACGCGCGGAATGCGGTTTATCCCCGTACTTACGGGGAACACCCGGCCGCCACCCAGATCATGCTGGATGATGCCGGTTTATCCCCGTACTTACGGGGAACACCACAGTAAATATTAATTTGTACTCATTCTGTACGGTTTATCCCCGTACTTACGGGGAACACTAACCGCAAAAAACAGCGGGACGGTTCCGTGTCGGTTTATCCCCGTACTTACGGGGAACACGAGTTTTGGGAGTTGTTGATTGCCTGCCTGTGCGGTTTATCCCCGTACTTACGGGGAACACCAGTCCGCGTGATTTACACTATGTGAGAGTTTCGGTTTATCCCCGTACTTACGGGGAACACCATATAGCACAGCCAAACGCTCTAAATTTTCTCGGTTTATCCCCGTACTTACGGGGAACACTGGCCTCTTCGTATTCGCCGGTGGCATTAAAGGTTTATCCCCGTACTTACGGGGAACACCCTGACTTTTTCAACCTGATTAAATGTCATTACGGTTTATCCCCGTACTTACGGGGAACACTACCCCCTCCACCAGCTCATCAGGAATTTCAACGGTTTATCCCCGTACTTACGGGGAACACGGCGGCACGTTCGTGCAAACGGGCAACCCGGCGGGTTTATCCCCGTACTTACGGGGAACACAAACCCCTCTACGACGCAAATGCGTTTTGCCCCGGTTTATCCCCGTACTTACGGGGAACACAAATAATTTGAATTTTTGGTCGCAATAGCGGCCGGTTTATCCCCGTACTTACGGGGAACACAACTTTCTAAATCAGAGAGTAAATGCTACACGCGGTTTATCCCCGTACTTACGGGGAACACAACTCAAGACCAAAAGATTTAAATGACATTCTCGGTTTATCCCCGTACTTACGGGGAACACAATTTTTCATCCTCATTGAGTATTTGCAATAGCGGTTTATCCCCGTACTTACGGGGAACACAAAACGGACAGCAACATCCATCTTATCGAATTCGGTTTATCCCCGTACTTACGGGGAACACGCCATTCCGGTCGAACGACTGCGTCGCCCACCAGGTTTATCCCCGTACTTACGGGGAACACTAAGGGATGCTGTTGCAGGAATGACAATCGGGCGGTTTATCCCCGTACTTACGGGGAACACTTTTTGTTTTATTTTCCTAAGCTTAACCTTTGCGGTTTATCCCCGTACTTACGGGGAACACTCTAATTTTATCCATCTGTTTTATAAGATAATTTTAGAGCATAAAAATTCTACCATTTTTTCAGCCAATAAATCCGTTAAATTATCTCTTTTATTTTTCCTGAATCACTATCTGCAATGCAGATCGCATTTCACTCATATTTTTCATTTTGGCTTATCAAATTCTAAGACACCTATCACAGCAATCGCAAAATAACCTGTTAGCCTTAACCAAAATGAGAACGCTTTCATATAAGCAAGAAATCAGCAGATAACAAGCAGCGGGTGTTCAACAACTTAGGACATTTGCTGAATGTTGATATGCTGAAAGAGCAATTCTTGCGGCTTGACGGGAGTAAAGCGGTGGGTATTGATCGCATAACTAAGGCCACTTACGGTGAACACCTTGATGATAATATTAACAATCTTATCCTGCGGATACGCAGAGGAACGTATCACCCGAAAGCAGCCAGAATCACGGAGATCCCGAAGGAGGATGGCAGTAAACGACCACTGGCTATTTCGTGCACAGAGGATAAACTGGTGCAAGTTGCGGTCAGTGATATTCTCAGCCGAATTTATGAGCCGCTGTTTATGCCCTGCTCATACGGCTTTCGACCGGGATTAAACGGTCATGCGGCGTTGAAGGCGCTGCAACAGCAAACATACCGTAACGGGAATGGCGCGGTTGTGGAAATCGACATCCGAAAGTACTTCAACACAATACCCCATATTGAGCTGATGAGTTTACTGCGGAAGAAGATATCAGATCGCCGTTTTCTCAGACTGATTGCGCTCTTAATAACGGCACCCGTTATCGAGGGCAAACAGGTATCCGAGAACGCGTGCGGATGCCCCCAGGGGTCAATCCTGTCACCGGTACTTGCCAATATCTACCTGCACCATGTGATAGACGAATGGTTTGATGAAATCAGCCGTTCACACATTCGCGGTCGGGCGGAGATGGTGAGATATGCGGATGATAGGGTGTTTACCTTTGAGTTCAGGAGTGAGGCAGAACGCTTCTACAAGGTATGACCTAAACGACTGAGTAAATACGGACTGGAGCTGCACGATGACAAATCGCAGCGAATTCCGGCGGGACACATCGCAGCACTGAGAGCCAGTCAGTCGGGCAGACGCCTGCCAGCGTTTAACTTTCTGGGGTTTACCTGCGATTGGGGAAAATCGCGAAAAGGTTTATGGCGACTGAAATTAACCAGTCGCAAAGACCGTTTCGCGGCCAAATTGAAGGGACTCAGGGACTTTCTCTGGAAGAACCTGAATACACCTGACAAAAGGCTTGTCCTGACTATCGTCATCAGAGCAATCAGAGGCTGGATAAATTATCACGGTATCTCTGATAACCAGAGACGAGTCGGGCAGTTTATCTACCAAAGTACGCGAATACTCTACAGAGGGTTCAACCGTAAAGGTGGGCGTCGTCGACTGACGTGGAAAAAGCTGAATCTGATCCTGAAGATGCTGGGTTATCCATTTCGTTGGAAAACACATTCAATGTTCATTTCTTGCTGAATATGTGTGGGGACACGGATCTGTCTTGAACGCGATTTTTATGGAGTTATCTGATGATACGAATCATTCCATTCTTCATCTTTTCTAATCATCGCATTTAAGATGGTCAGCAGTTTGCGCATACAAGCTACAAGCGCCACTTTTTTGGGCTTACCCGCCGCCAACAGGCGGTTGTAAAACGTCTTGATCACCGGGTTAAAACGGGTTGCCACGAGTGTAGCCATATACAGCGCTGTCCGAACTCCAGCGCGCCCGCCAAAGAGGGTTCGTCGACCCCGCAAGGTTCCCGAGTCACGGTTAACGGGGGCAACGCCAACGAGTGCACTGATTTCCCGACGCGAGAGCTTGCCAAGTTCAGGGACCTCTGCCAGCAGGGTTGCTGCTGTCATTGCACCAACGCCCTTGATGGCGCTGAGCCTGTCAGCCAGTGCCTTAAAATAAGTCTGGATGTGTTTATTCATATTCTCATCGATCCGCGCCAGCTCAGCTTCCAGTGCGCTAATGATAATGTTGATGCTCTTTCTGCTCTGAGGATGCGCCGGATGCAGGCGATTACGCTCAGCAACCAGCATCGTAATCAACTGCCGCCTACGCACCACCATGGCAGAAAGAACCTGGCGTTCCGCATCCGGCAGCGCTCGAATAAACCGTTCACGTTTGGGATGACGGTTTATCACATCCGCCATCTGAGCCAGGACTTTGGCGTCAATGCGGTCAGTCTTTGCCAGATATCCCATGGCCCGGGCAAAATCTCGCGCTTGCCTGGGATTAATAACAACGACATCAAACCCTTCGGCCTGAAGCGAGCAGGCAACCGCAGACTCCAGTCCACCGGTTGCTTCCATCAACACCAGGGACACGGTGTGCTGCTTCAGTACGGACACAATGGTATCAAAGCCGTTAATATCATTACTGGCTGTGAACGACTCTACACTCCTGTTGACTGCGATATCCAGTGAGGCTTTGGAAACATCAATGCCCACACAAAGTGGATTTGGCTGACTCATGATTACCCATCCTTGCAAATACGTTATGGATGACGGACAACTGTTCGGGTTTCAGATGAGTGGCTCAGTGTATGCGTCAATAGCTCCTCAACGGGCTTAAAAACCCTCAGGGGCTGGCGAGTTGCATACACTGTGCCAAATCATTTTTATGATAGTCGAATTTCAAGATACAAGGGGTCTGCTTGGGTGACCGGGCAGATCTACTCACCCCTCCCCAAAACGGCTTCAGTGAGCCATGCTGAATACATCAGCAAAAAGATGAAAAGGTGTCCAATGGAACAAGTTATCGGAATTGACCTGGCAAAGCGAGTATTTCAATTACATATTGCGTCTCCGCTTGGAAAAATGATGAAAAATACGGTGGTCTCGCGCAATAAACTGACGGCTTTCCTTGCTCAACAACCCCCTTCAAAAATCGTGATGGAAGCATGTGGCAGCGCAAATTATTGGAGCCGCCAATTTAAACGCTTTGGTCATGAGGTGAAGCAAATCAGCCCCCAATATGTCGCCCCGTTCAGAATGGGCAGCAAGAATGATAAAAACGATGCTGTGGCTATTGTGGAAGCCGACCGTCGTCCGGGAATGCGTTATGTCCCGGAAAAAACGCAGGAACAACCGGATATTCAGTGTTTGCACCGGGTTCGCCAGCGGCTCATGAAAAACAGAACGGCACTGATTAATCAAATCCGGGGACTGGGCTTAGAATATGGCATTGCCATACCGGAAAGTGCCCACAAGGTTGAGCAATGTTTGCCTGACTATCTGGAAAACGCGGAAAATGACCTGACGCCGTTGAGCCGTGAATTATTTCAGGAACTCTTGCGTGAACTCAAAGAACAACAGCAGCGCCTGAACGTGCTGGATAAACGCCTCGACCAGCTGAATGCGCAACAAGAAGATATCCGTCGTTTGCTAACACTGCCGGGTATCGGCCCGTTGGGGGCATCGGCTCTGATGGTCGCTTTGGGCGACAGCACGCACTTCAAAAATGGCCGCCATTTTGCCAGTTATCTGGGGCGGGTGCCAAGAGAGCATAGCAGTGGTGGTAAAGTCAGGTTATTGGGTATCACAAAACGCGGGGATAGCTATTTGCGGGGAATACTGATCCACGGTGCCCGTTCAGTGGTGTATCGGGTACAAAAACTCCCCGACGAACAATCTAATGGATTACAACGCTGGTTAAAAGGCGTGATAGCCCGCAGCGGGATCACTAAAGCGGCAGTGGCACTGGCGAATAACAATGCCCGCATTGCGTGGGCCTTAGTTAACCAACAATCGGTTTATGAAGCACGGTGAATAAGCAATAACTATGCAATAGAATTCCATAAGTTGATGTACTGACAGGTACTACCGACTCTCTGTGAACCGGGTAAATAAGATAGTCTGTCAAAGGCCGTTGAAATAATGAGGGCAGAGAGTGCGGATTTTCATCAGGACTCATTGAGAAGCCGAATATATGTTTGCGACTACTTTTGTCAGAAAATATGTCACCAACTTGAATTCAGTCGGTGTCCATATAACTTATTTAGTATAAATTTATTTCTAAATACTCTACTGAGTTGATAATAAGTTCAGGTTTATATAACTATCTGGAAAATTTTTTAGTAAGTTAATTGAATTTAGCTGTAAATTGTTCTAAACAATAAAAGTGCATTTTTATCAAATTAATGTAAACTTTATGGGAGTGGGATATTTTATCCCAATAATTATGTTTACAACAAACCATTTTTTACATATTACCATATTATCAGGCATCATATTGATGATGCCTGGACCAACCAATACATTACTATTAAGTACTCAAGAAAAGTTAATTGCAAATTGGTCGCCATAACCTTTCAATAACGTATTTAATTCATGCTCCATTGTATTCTGAGTCCAAGTGATAAAACGTCGCCAATGGTATTTGGCCTGTTTCCAGACGATCTCAATCAAATTCAGCTCTGGGCTGTAAGCGGGAAGATAGAATAAAAACAGGTTGTGTTCTCGTCACCCGCCATTTCTGATTTGTTCTTCGATCCCGTGATGGATACGCGCATTATCCAACACTAAAAATGTCAGGCGGTTGTCCCCTTGTTGGGCGACCTGCTCTAAAAAATCAATCACGTCATCGCGCGTGATACTGCCTGACGTTGTCTGGTAAAACAGCGTGTTATCCGTGTAATTTAACGCCCCCAGAACTGACCGTCTGTCATGCTCTTGAGGCTCAGTTTTATGGGGCTTACCCCGTGGACTCCAGCCATATTGCACCGGCGGAGACGCGGCAAAACCCGCCTCATCAAAATAGAGCAGACGGTAATGGCCTAACTGTGCTCCCGCCTTAATTTTATTCAGCAAGGCGGATTTTTTAGCAAACTCCGTTTCGTTACGCTTTTTTTAAGCGACAGTCGGGTTCGTTTATAGGTGAGCCCCTGCTTTTTCAGGGTATTTGCCAGCGTTTCAAGCGTACAAGGCAGGGCACCCTGCTTTGCCTCAACGCACTGAGCTATCCGGGCGAGTGTCAGGGACTCTGCGCTGGCCGCTTCGACCGCAGTGGCAATCATGTCAGGCGTCATGGCGAGATACCGGCCTCCGGCATGACCCCCTAATAATCCCGCTATCCCTGAATGGTGCCACATGTGAACCCAATTATAGATAACCCGGAGACTGCATCCGATTTCAGCGGTGATCTGGGACGGCTTGATCCCTCTGGCAAGCATGAGCAAACCCGTTCCTCGCGTACGAATGTCCCGATGTGGATGATTCAACGCGAGTTGTTGCAATGTGATTCGTTCAGGCTCAGAAAGTATTATCTTCGATTTCATAAGAACAGGCAGAGAATCAGGTTATCGTGTTATCGATTGTAACAGTAATGCAGATAATTTATCTGATTAACTTATCTTATGGAGCTGCTGTAGGTTTTTTTAAAACACAGAAATTAATGATAGCTGAACTATTTGGTTACCTTCTCTCCATCAGTATATGGGGTTATTTTTTACAAAAGTTTGCATATAATACATTTGGAATAACTGATTTTTTTAAATTGATAGCTGCATGCTCTATTTTTTGGATGTCGTTTAAAATATGGAAATTTAAAGAAGAACAGAATGGAGAAGTTTTAGTAAAATCAAAGAGTATTTTCATTACCACTGTATTTAATCCAAAATCTTTTGTTTTTGCTTCATATGTTATGCCTTATGAAACGTTTACCCATTTGACTATGTATTTTTCATCTATTTTGTCATTTATAGTTATCCTTTTACCTATATCACTTACTTGGTGTTTACTAGGTAATGCTTTCTGTAGACAGAATAAGAATAATTCCAAACATAGGTTGTCTAAAAATATAGTACTCCGTATAGCATCTTTAATTTTATTAATTTCTTCATCTCTTATGATATATGATGTAATACAACAAATAATATTATTTTTTTCGGCACAAAATTCCGATAATAAAATGCTATTAATTAATATAATACATGAATAATAAATAAGACTTTGTATTTGCATGATAAGTGAAATTTCTTTGAAGATTATTCTTTCAACGATATCTATACCACTCGTCATTGAAGATGCTTGATTTTTCACTCACATTAGCTAATGTTACTAACCATGAAAATTCATCTGACAGAAGACCAAAAGAAAGCGCTCGAATTGATGCATGACACAACTCGCGATAGCCGAGTTTGTGATCGCATCAAAGCCGTTCTTTTAGCCATCAAAGCCGTTCTTTTAGCTTCCGAAGGATGGACTACTCAGAGGATTGCTCAGGCCTTGCGGATCCCTGAAAGTACGGTGAGTCGTCATCTAAAGGATTATTTCTCCGAAGAAAAACTCGCGCCTGAAAACGGCGGCTCCGAAAGTCGTTTACTGGCTGAACAAGCCACTGAGTTGATTGAATATCTGACAGCCAATCTGATGCACACCACCGTACAAATTGTGGCCTATGTCTGGGCACGATGGCAGGTGACTTTCACTGTCTCAGGCATGACAAAATGGCTTCACAGCTACAAGAAGTCAATGGGTGTTCCACATAAATTTGATGCCGATAAACAGCCACAGTTTATTGAGACCTACAACGCGCTAAAAGAAAAATGTGGCCAGAATGAGCCGATATTGTTTATTGATGCGGTGCATCCTACCCAGTCAACAAAATTAAGTTATGGCTGGATGAAGAGCGGAAGGAAGCATGTCAAAGTAGTTGAAACCACGGGCAGTCGTACTCGGCTTAACATCATGGGCGCTCTGAATTTGCATCAAATTGAAAACACGATCATTCGTGAATATCCGACAATTAATGCAAAAAATGTCGTCCTGTTTTTCGGTGCAATCCGGGAAACTTATCCGCTCTCACAAAGAATTCATCTCATTCTGGATGGAGCGGGTTACCACCGTTCTGAATTAGTTCAATTTTTTGCCGAGGTTCTGAATATCGAGTTGCATTATCTGCCGCCTGACAGCCCAAATCTCAATCCAATAGAGCGATTGTGGAAGTATATGAATGAGCAGGTACGCAACAATGTCTGTTTTCCGGATGTAAAAACGTTCCGAGAAACACTTCATCATTTTTTCCATGTCGTATTGCCCAAAAAAGCACAAGAACTGGCTACCCGGCTGACTGATAATTTTCAGACCCTAAAACCTGCATCTTCAAGTTAATTGCGTATAGAACTCTTATTGCAGCAGGGTTGGCACACCAGTAAATACGTTCACCAATGGAAACACACATCACGATGATAGCGACCTGCCAGGGCGTTGAAACAACCAACATCCAAGGAAACGCACTAAATCGTAGTAAACTACCTACCAGCGTTGAGTTGGCTGGCCCTAATCTATCAGCCAATAGGCCTGCTGGGTAACCAGTAATAAGTAATGCGATCATCGCACCTATCGTCATAGCCAGCCCAACATCTACGATATTTAACCCCTGCACTAAGACTAAATAAAAGATTGCCATAGGGCGCCAAATCCCTCCGCCCATACTGCCAATTGCCATGGCCAGTAAAAACAAGTATTCTCGATGGTTTAATGCCATGATTTTTTTCTCTCATTCAATTAATGAGCTTATACCTTTCATATTTCAAATACAG
This genomic interval carries:
- a CDS encoding helix-turn-helix domain-containing protein; the encoded protein is MKSKIILSEPERITLQQLALNHPHRDIRTRGTGLLMLARGIKPSQITAEIGCSLRVIYNWVHMWHHSGIAGLLGGHAGGRYLAMTPDMIATAVEAASAESLTLARIAQCVEAKQGALPCTLETLANTLKKQGLTYKRTRLSLKKSVTKRSLLKNPPC
- a CDS encoding IS110 family transposase — translated: MEQVIGIDLAKRVFQLHIASPLGKMMKNTVVSRNKLTAFLAQQPPSKIVMEACGSANYWSRQFKRFGHEVKQISPQYVAPFRMGSKNDKNDAVAIVEADRRPGMRYVPEKTQEQPDIQCLHRVRQRLMKNRTALINQIRGLGLEYGIAIPESAHKVEQCLPDYLENAENDLTPLSRELFQELLRELKEQQQRLNVLDKRLDQLNAQQEDIRRLLTLPGIGPLGASALMVALGDSTHFKNGRHFASYLGRVPREHSSGGKVRLLGITKRGDSYLRGILIHGARSVVYRVQKLPDEQSNGLQRWLKGVIARSGITKAAVALANNNARIAWALVNQQSVYEAR
- a CDS encoding IS110 family transposase; this translates as MSQPNPLCVGIDVSKASLDIAVNRSVESFTASNDINGFDTIVSVLKQHTVSLVLMEATGGLESAVACSLQAEGFDVVVINPRQARDFARAMGYLAKTDRIDAKVLAQMADVINRHPKRERFIRALPDAERQVLSAMVVRRRQLITMLVAERNRLHPAHPQSRKSINIIISALEAELARIDENMNKHIQTYFKALADRLSAIKGVGAMTAATLLAEVPELGKLSRREISALVGVAPVNRDSGTLRGRRTLFGGRAGVRTALYMATLVATRFNPVIKTFYNRLLAAGKPKKVALVACMRKLLTILNAMIRKDEEWNDSYHQITP
- the pdxY gene encoding pyridoxal kinase PdxY, with product MKNILSIQSHVVFGHAGNSAAVFPMRRMGVNVWPLNTVQFSNHTQYPQWRGCVMPPDHLAEIVQGIGEIDKLKSCDAVLSGYIGSAEQGNYILDIIKKIKQTNPEAWYFCDPVMGHPEKGCIVVPGVAEFFCEKALPVSDIIAPNLLELETLSARKIENVEQTISAARELCEKGPKVVLVKHLSRAGYRTDCFEMLLVTKKHSWHISRPLIDTGERQPVGVGDLTSGLLLVNLLKNTSLTDEDLKTALEHVASAVYEVMLETQVRGEYELQIIAAQDKMVTPTHLFSATLLD
- a CDS encoding IS630 family transposase; protein product: MKIHLTEDQKKALELMHDTTRDSRVCDRIKAVLLAIKAVLLASEGWTTQRIAQALRIPESTVSRHLKDYFSEEKLAPENGGSESRLLAEQATELIEYLTANLMHTTVQIVAYVWARWQVTFTVSGMTKWLHSYKKSMGVPHKFDADKQPQFIETYNALKEKCGQNEPILFIDAVHPTQSTKLSYGWMKSGRKHVKVVETTGSRTRLNIMGALNLHQIENTIIREYPTINAKNVVLFFGAIRETYPLSQRIHLILDGAGYHRSELVQFFAEVLNIELHYLPPDSPNLNPIERLWKYMNEQVRNNVCFPDVKTFRETLHHFFHVVLPKKAQELATRLTDNFQTLKPASSS